The following proteins are encoded in a genomic region of Triticum dicoccoides isolate Atlit2015 ecotype Zavitan chromosome 1B, WEW_v2.0, whole genome shotgun sequence:
- the LOC119349403 gene encoding uncharacterized protein LOC119349403, whose protein sequence is MAMRRSKLSAMAMAEAADDGFQFLSDPTDSGSKSLLDGEAIQTLVCTATESSIGDVGDTEETIQVDVNSTCNGVALSLANSEHSTSKDNPQAPGWTKRAMEVVAIDKVMPNTRHRWCKWHGLKKAKESHGSNCTKRSKFRTDFHKIIHHVLTADVFETGWN, encoded by the exons ATGGCGATGCGGCGCTCGAAGCTCAGCGCTATGGCGATGGCGGAGGCGGCAGACGACGGATTTCAGTTCCTATCAGATCCAACTGACAG CGGCAGTAAATCATTACTGGATGGCGAAGCAATTCAAACTTTGGTGTGCacagccactgaatccagcattggtGATGTGGGCGATACAGAAGAGACAATACAAGTAGATGTCAACAGCACTTGCAATGGAGTGGCCCTATCCCTGGCAAACTCAGAACATTCAACAAGCAAAGATAACCCGCAAGCACCTGGCTGGACAAAGAG AGCCATGGAGGTTGTAGCAATAGATAAGGTGATGCCAAATACCAGACATCGCTGGTGCAAGTGGCATGGCCTGAAGAAGGCAAAAGAATCTCATGGCTCAAATTGCACAAAGAGAAGCAAGTTTAGAACGGACTTCCACAAGATAATACACCACGTGCTGACAGCTGATGTGTTTGAGACTGGATGGAATTGA